One window from the genome of Streptomyces sp. NBC_00287 encodes:
- a CDS encoding endonuclease/exonuclease/phosphatase family protein, with protein sequence MPSKSSARIAALTVAAVCSAASTIVLTSPAHADSVRIHDIQGSTRISPYAGKQVTDVTGIVTGIRTYGSSRGFWIQDPDADADPATSEGIFVFTSSTPKGVAVGDLVTVSGTVSEYVPGGTSSGNQALTEITKPTTTVVSSGNAVPAATVIDAKSVPSAYAPAGDSAASNSINGLPLQPSTHALDLYESLEGMNVQVSDARVVGATDPYTELWVTVKPWENRNRRGGTVYGSYESQNTGRIQIQSLGAVADFPKANVGDTLTGTTAGPLDYNQFGGYTLIATQLGTLESAELERETTEKQKRGELAVATYNVENLDPSDATFEEHASAIVNNLQSPDIVSLEEIQDNNGAKNDGTVAADQTMQKLIDAIVAAGGPTYDWRSIDPADKTDGGEPGGNIRQAFLFNPERVSFTDRAGGDATTAVGVTEERGKAALTVSPGRIDPANTAFANSRKPLVGEFVFRGRTVFVIANHFNSKGGDLGLTSQYQPVPRSSETQRHQQATLVNAFVKDILDTQKNADVVTLGDINDFEFSETTKILESDGALWSAVKSLPRSERYSYVYQGNSQVLDQILVSPSIRRGCDFEYDSVHVNAEFNDQISDHDPQVLRFKP encoded by the coding sequence TTGCCGAGCAAGTCGTCAGCGCGTATTGCCGCGCTCACCGTCGCCGCTGTCTGTTCTGCGGCGTCCACCATCGTCCTCACGTCTCCCGCGCACGCCGACTCGGTGCGCATCCATGACATCCAGGGCAGCACCCGCATATCCCCGTACGCCGGAAAGCAGGTCACGGACGTGACCGGCATCGTCACCGGTATCCGGACCTACGGCTCGTCCCGCGGCTTCTGGATCCAGGACCCGGACGCGGACGCCGACCCGGCCACCAGTGAGGGCATCTTCGTCTTCACCAGCTCCACGCCCAAGGGTGTGGCCGTCGGCGACCTGGTGACGGTCTCCGGCACGGTCTCGGAGTACGTGCCCGGCGGCACCTCCTCCGGCAACCAGGCGCTGACCGAGATCACCAAGCCGACGACCACCGTGGTCTCCAGCGGCAACGCCGTCCCGGCCGCGACCGTCATCGATGCCAAGTCGGTGCCGAGCGCCTACGCCCCGGCGGGCGACAGCGCCGCGAGCAACTCGATCAACGGCCTGCCCCTCCAGCCGTCGACGCACGCCCTGGACCTGTACGAGTCCCTGGAGGGCATGAACGTCCAGGTCTCCGACGCCCGGGTGGTCGGCGCCACCGACCCGTACACCGAGCTGTGGGTCACGGTGAAGCCGTGGGAGAACCGCAACCGCCGCGGTGGCACGGTGTACGGCTCCTACGAGTCCCAGAACACCGGCCGCATCCAGATCCAGTCGCTCGGCGCGGTCGCCGACTTCCCGAAGGCGAACGTCGGTGACACCCTCACCGGCACCACCGCGGGCCCGCTGGACTACAACCAGTTCGGTGGTTACACCCTGATCGCCACCCAGCTCGGCACTCTGGAGAGCGCCGAGCTGGAGCGGGAGACCACCGAGAAGCAGAAGCGGGGCGAGCTGGCGGTCGCGACGTACAACGTCGAGAACCTCGACCCGTCCGACGCCACCTTCGAGGAGCACGCCTCCGCGATCGTGAACAACCTCCAGTCGCCCGACATCGTGTCCCTGGAGGAGATCCAGGACAACAACGGCGCCAAGAACGACGGTACGGTCGCCGCCGACCAGACGATGCAGAAGCTGATCGACGCGATCGTCGCCGCGGGCGGCCCGACGTACGACTGGCGCTCCATCGACCCGGCCGACAAGACCGACGGCGGTGAGCCGGGCGGCAACATCCGCCAGGCGTTCCTCTTCAACCCGGAGCGGGTCTCCTTCACGGACCGCGCGGGCGGCGACGCCACCACGGCCGTCGGGGTCACCGAGGAGCGGGGCAAGGCCGCGCTGACGGTCTCCCCGGGCCGTATCGACCCGGCGAACACGGCGTTCGCCAACAGCCGCAAGCCGCTGGTCGGCGAGTTCGTCTTCCGGGGCCGCACGGTCTTCGTGATCGCCAACCACTTCAACTCCAAGGGCGGCGACCTGGGTCTGACCTCGCAGTACCAGCCGGTGCCGCGCAGCTCGGAGACCCAGCGGCACCAGCAGGCGACCCTGGTGAACGCCTTCGTCAAGGACATCCTCGACACCCAGAAGAACGCGGACGTCGTCACGCTCGGCGACATCAACGACTTCGAGTTCTCCGAGACCACCAAGATCCTGGAGAGCGACGGCGCCCTGTGGTCGGCCGTCAAGTCGCTGCCGCGCAGCGAGCGTTACTCGTACGTCTACCAGGGCAACAGCCAGGTCCTGGACCAGATCCTGGTCAGCCCGTCGATCCGGCGCGGCTGTGACTTCGAGTACGACAGCGTGCACGTCAACGCGGAGTTCAACGACCAGATCAGCGACCACGACCCGCAGGTCCTGCGCTTCAAGCCGTAA
- a CDS encoding SRPBCC domain-containing protein, with translation MPKEFEIAREFEVDATPEEVFEAVTAGTGGYLWPMEPPEPRVGGKGPFGSTVTAWDPPYRYSNRVEDVEGISEQTANQLDYTIEPRDDGKRAWVRYVHSGIFVDDWDNQYDGAAKHTDFYLHTLREYLTHFAPRPAAFATFDGPEASKAADALEAVGRALGVGPDVAAGTQVRVHGPDEFDAVVDFRNPYFIGLRTDRGLTRIFGRNHWGYPVGISLHDFTPGAEIEECETEWQGWLNKVFNQP, from the coding sequence ATGCCCAAGGAATTCGAGATCGCCCGCGAGTTCGAGGTCGACGCCACTCCGGAGGAGGTCTTCGAGGCCGTCACCGCCGGAACCGGAGGGTATCTGTGGCCCATGGAGCCGCCGGAGCCCCGGGTCGGCGGCAAGGGGCCGTTCGGGTCCACGGTCACTGCCTGGGATCCGCCCTACCGCTACTCCAACCGCGTCGAGGACGTCGAGGGCATCTCCGAGCAGACCGCCAACCAGCTCGACTACACCATCGAGCCGCGGGACGACGGCAAGCGGGCCTGGGTGCGGTACGTGCACAGCGGGATCTTCGTCGACGACTGGGACAACCAGTACGACGGCGCCGCCAAGCACACCGACTTCTATCTGCACACCCTGCGCGAGTACCTCACCCACTTCGCGCCCCGCCCGGCCGCCTTCGCCACCTTCGACGGACCCGAGGCCTCCAAGGCCGCCGACGCCCTCGAAGCCGTAGGGCGGGCGCTCGGGGTCGGCCCGGACGTGGCCGCCGGTACACAGGTGAGGGTCCACGGGCCCGACGAGTTCGACGCCGTGGTCGACTTCCGCAACCCGTACTTCATCGGGCTGCGCACCGACCGGGGCCTCACCCGGATCTTCGGGCGCAACCACTGGGGCTACCCGGTCGGCATCTCCCTGCACGACTTCACCCCGGGCGCCGAGATCGAGGAGTGCGAGACCGAATGGCAGGGCTGGCTGAACAAGGTGTTCAACCAGCCCTGA
- a CDS encoding ArsR/SmtB family transcription factor: MLDVTVIEDPEAAAVSLDPIRARLLAELAAGPASAAMLAGKVGLPRQKVNYHLKALERHGLVELAGERRKGNVTERLMRATAASYVISPLALAAVQPDPERFRDQLSARWLLALGARLVRDVGSLITGAAKARKGLATYALDGEVRFASAAERAAFIQELTAGVTGLIRKYDAPDAEGGRDHRIVVAVHPTLKKDELE; the protein is encoded by the coding sequence ATGTTGGACGTGACCGTGATCGAGGACCCCGAGGCGGCGGCCGTCTCCCTGGACCCCATAAGAGCCCGGCTGCTCGCCGAGCTGGCGGCCGGCCCCGCGTCGGCCGCCATGCTGGCCGGCAAGGTCGGGCTGCCCCGGCAGAAGGTGAACTACCACCTGAAGGCGCTGGAGCGGCACGGCCTGGTCGAGCTGGCCGGGGAGCGCCGCAAGGGCAATGTCACCGAGCGGCTGATGCGGGCGACCGCCGCGTCGTACGTCATCTCGCCGCTCGCCCTCGCCGCCGTGCAACCGGACCCGGAGCGCTTCCGGGACCAGCTCTCCGCGCGCTGGCTGCTGGCGCTCGGCGCCCGTCTGGTGCGGGACGTGGGCTCGCTGATCACCGGTGCGGCCAAGGCCCGCAAGGGCCTTGCGACCTATGCGCTGGACGGCGAGGTGCGGTTCGCCTCGGCGGCCGAACGAGCCGCGTTCATCCAGGAGTTGACGGCGGGCGTCACGGGGCTGATCCGCAAGTACGACGCCCCGGACGCCGAGGGCGGACGGGACCACCGGATCGTCGTGGCCGTCCATCCCACCCTCAAAAAAGACGAGTTGGAATAG
- a CDS encoding DUF3618 domain-containing protein, whose translation MTDKAAEGVGHGAKGPEELRRQIEETRGRLGDTVEELAGKTDVKGRARARAADLRDRAGAMTVQLRSSAAQAGHTVHDKAAEAGHTVHDKAAQAGHTVQDGATRAGHVVEQSAPRPVRTVVQAGLRHPRPVLVAGAVVGAVVAAEAMRRRHNGHR comes from the coding sequence ATGACGGACAAGGCAGCGGAGGGCGTGGGGCACGGGGCCAAGGGTCCCGAGGAACTGCGTCGGCAGATCGAGGAGACCAGGGGCCGGCTCGGCGACACCGTCGAGGAGCTGGCGGGCAAGACGGACGTGAAGGGCCGGGCCCGGGCTCGCGCCGCCGACCTCAGGGACCGGGCGGGCGCGATGACCGTGCAACTGCGCAGCAGCGCGGCCCAGGCAGGACACACCGTGCACGACAAGGCGGCCGAGGCGGGTCACACCGTGCACGACAAGGCGGCCCAGGCGGGTCACACCGTGCAGGACGGGGCGACCCGGGCGGGTCACGTCGTCGAGCAGAGCGCGCCGCGCCCCGTCCGCACCGTCGTACAGGCCGGGCTGCGGCACCCGCGGCCGGTGCTGGTGGCCGGGGCGGTGGTGGGCGCGGTGGTCGCCGCGGAGGCGATGCGGCGGCGCCACAACGGGCATCGCTGA
- a CDS encoding phage holin family protein: protein MTGTTAPRPAHDAHHSVGELVGQATEQLSLLVRQELALAKEELAEKGRRAGRGGGLLGAAGAVAYAGLLALAGTAVAALSVTLSVWAAALIVTAVLFAVAAVLGATGRAQLKRAAPPTPEETLGSVRADVEEIRERAHR, encoded by the coding sequence GTGACCGGGACCACGGCCCCGAGGCCGGCACACGACGCACACCATTCGGTGGGTGAACTCGTCGGGCAGGCGACCGAGCAGCTCTCCCTGCTCGTACGACAGGAACTGGCCCTCGCCAAGGAGGAGCTGGCCGAGAAGGGCCGACGCGCGGGCCGCGGCGGTGGGCTGCTGGGCGCGGCCGGTGCCGTTGCCTACGCCGGGCTGCTCGCCCTGGCCGGCACGGCCGTCGCCGCCCTCTCTGTGACGCTGTCGGTGTGGGCCGCGGCGCTCATCGTGACGGCGGTGCTGTTCGCCGTCGCTGCCGTGCTGGGCGCGACCGGTCGTGCCCAGCTGAAGCGCGCCGCACCTCCCACGCCCGAGGAGACCCTCGGCAGCGTCCGGGCCGATGTCGAGGAGATCAGGGAAAGGGCACACCGATGA
- the dapA gene encoding 4-hydroxy-tetrahydrodipicolinate synthase, with amino-acid sequence MTTTNSPFGRALCAMITPFTDEGALDLAGAQRLAERLVSEGCDGLVLSGTTGESPTTTDEEKARLVRAVREAVGERASVLAGVGTFDTRHTVELALAAEKAGADGLLVVSPYYSRPPQDALEAHFREIADASGLPLVVYDIPGRTGVRIEPDTMLRLAEHPRIVAVKDCSYDFMAAQKVISRTELAYYAGCEEHNLALYAVGGAGYISTVANAVPAQLRAVLDAFDAGETTKAARLQQRAMPLIELMMSAGLPGTVTAKALLNELGLPAGPVRAPLRPAGREVTDGLLTAYRSLMD; translated from the coding sequence ATGACGACCACGAACTCCCCCTTCGGCCGCGCCCTCTGCGCCATGATCACGCCCTTCACCGACGAGGGCGCGCTCGATCTCGCCGGGGCGCAGCGGCTCGCCGAGCGGCTGGTGTCCGAGGGCTGCGACGGTCTGGTGCTGTCCGGCACCACGGGCGAGTCACCGACCACGACGGACGAGGAGAAGGCCCGGCTCGTCCGTGCGGTGCGGGAGGCGGTGGGCGAGAGGGCGTCGGTGCTGGCCGGGGTCGGCACCTTCGACACCCGGCACACCGTCGAGCTGGCGCTCGCGGCCGAAAAGGCGGGCGCGGACGGGCTGTTGGTGGTGTCGCCGTACTACAGCAGGCCGCCGCAGGACGCGCTGGAGGCGCACTTCCGGGAGATCGCCGACGCCTCGGGACTGCCGCTCGTGGTCTACGACATCCCGGGCCGCACCGGTGTCCGCATCGAGCCGGACACCATGCTCCGGCTCGCCGAGCACCCGAGGATCGTCGCGGTGAAGGACTGCTCCTACGACTTCATGGCTGCCCAGAAGGTCATCTCCCGCACGGAGTTGGCGTATTACGCGGGCTGCGAGGAGCACAACCTCGCGCTGTACGCGGTGGGCGGCGCGGGCTACATCAGTACGGTCGCCAATGCGGTTCCCGCCCAACTCCGGGCCGTCCTGGACGCGTTCGACGCGGGCGAGACGACGAAGGCGGCCCGGCTCCAGCAACGGGCCATGCCGCTCATCGAGTTGATGATGTCCGCCGGCCTGCCCGGCACGGTCACCGCGAAGGCCCTCCTCAACGAACTGGGCCTGCCCGCGGGCCCGGTCCGCGCACCGCTGCGGCCCGCCGGCCGCGAGGTGACCGACGGGCTGCTGACGGCGTACCGAAGCCTGATGGATTGA
- a CDS encoding SigE family RNA polymerase sigma factor, with product MDGQAQDSFREFVENRSSALLRTAVLLSGGDRHAGEDLLQNALIKAAGRWHRIDEPEAYVRQILYRQQISRWRLKGWRREVSVAEPPDTGARPDDSAAAELRLVMRGALARLTARQRTVLVLLPHARLRSRGGTPIFEDLPEAEVARILGCSVGTVRSTTHRSLARLRALAPELAALTAAERLPDFQPVEVHP from the coding sequence ATGGATGGCCAGGCGCAGGACAGTTTCCGTGAGTTCGTGGAGAACCGGTCGTCCGCGCTGCTGAGGACCGCCGTGCTGCTCAGCGGCGGGGACCGGCACGCCGGCGAGGATCTGCTGCAGAACGCGCTGATCAAGGCGGCCGGGCGATGGCACCGGATCGATGAACCCGAGGCCTATGTACGCCAGATCCTGTACCGGCAGCAGATCAGCCGCTGGCGGCTGAAGGGGTGGCGGCGCGAGGTCAGTGTCGCCGAGCCGCCCGACACCGGCGCCCGGCCCGACGACTCCGCCGCCGCCGAGCTGCGGCTCGTGATGCGCGGCGCGCTCGCCCGGCTCACCGCACGGCAGCGGACCGTGCTCGTGCTGCTCCCCCACGCTCGGCTTCGCTCGCGCGGGGGGACCCCCATCTTCGAGGACCTGCCCGAGGCCGAGGTGGCCCGGATCCTCGGCTGCTCCGTAGGGACCGTGCGGTCCACCACCCATCGCTCCCTCGCCCGGCTGCGCGCCCTCGCGCCCGAGCTGGCCGCGCTCACCGCGGCCGAGCGGCTGCCCGACTTCCAGCCCGTGGAGGTACATCCGTGA